In the genome of Flavobacterium panacagri, one region contains:
- a CDS encoding AraC family transcriptional regulator translates to MKKENLYEPFTVSFETLNEYPDVGDRHNFFELVYILEGTGRQCINKNIFEYDPGHLFLLTPEDCHNFTIETETKFFFLRFNDIYLKNSSLQNENVQRLEYILQNANHQPGCILKNDPDKCLVKVMIEAICREHQDKDVYNQELIQQLVNTLIIIVARNIAKYLPEQVNIGTEAKAMDILQYIQNNIYFPEKIKAESISDYFGISNTYLGRYFKKHASETMQQYISNYKTKLIEHRLQFSDKRINEIAYEFGFTDESHFNKFFRKQKGYSPSEFRKTIRLSA, encoded by the coding sequence ATGAAAAAAGAGAATTTATACGAGCCTTTTACGGTTTCTTTTGAAACTTTAAACGAATATCCGGATGTGGGTGATCGCCATAATTTCTTTGAACTGGTTTATATTCTGGAAGGAACAGGAAGACAGTGTATTAATAAAAATATTTTTGAGTACGATCCAGGGCATTTGTTTTTATTGACGCCAGAGGACTGTCATAATTTTACCATTGAAACAGAAACGAAGTTTTTCTTTTTGAGGTTTAATGATATTTATTTGAAAAATTCGAGTTTGCAAAATGAGAATGTGCAGCGATTGGAATATATTCTTCAAAATGCGAATCATCAGCCGGGTTGTATTCTAAAAAATGATCCTGATAAGTGTTTGGTGAAAGTGATGATTGAAGCAATCTGTCGCGAGCATCAGGATAAAGATGTTTACAATCAGGAATTGATTCAGCAATTGGTGAATACTTTGATTATAATAGTTGCTCGTAATATTGCGAAATATCTTCCAGAGCAGGTTAATATTGGTACAGAGGCTAAAGCTATGGATATTTTGCAATACATTCAGAATAATATTTATTTCCCTGAAAAAATTAAAGCGGAATCCATAAGTGATTATTTCGGGATTTCGAATACGTATTTAGGGCGTTATTTTAAAAAGCATGCGAGTGAAACGATGCAACAATATATCAGTAATTATAAAACGAAACTGATTGAGCATCGTTTACAGTTTAGCGACAAGCGTATTAATGAAATTGCGTATGAATTTGGTTTTACGGATGAAAGCCACTTTAATAAATTCTTCAGAAAGCAAAAAGGGTATAGCCCGTCTGAGTTTAGAAAAACGATTCGATTGAGTGCTTAG